In the Malaclemys terrapin pileata isolate rMalTer1 chromosome 12, rMalTer1.hap1, whole genome shotgun sequence genome, one interval contains:
- the PCK2 gene encoding phosphoenolpyruvate carboxykinase [GTP], mitochondrial — translation MPAPYTRLLGQGARSLRCWWGAPVRSAHALRVPSGDLGRLPGRLRAFVEHGVQLCQPENVHVCDGSEAENEAILGLLEDEGVIKQLDKYENCWLARTDPKDVARVESKTVIVTENQRDTVPIPAGGAKGQLGNWMGPKAFQEAVDGRFPGCMKGRTMYIIPYSMGPIGSPLSKIGVQLTDSPYVVASMRIMTRMGAPVLRALGEGEFVKCLHSVGRPLPLEEDLVNNWPCNPEKTLIAHVPDRREIVSFGSGYGGNSLLGKKCFALRIASRIAKDEGWLAEHMLILGITNPEGRKKYVAAAFPSACGKTNLAMMNPTLAGWRVECVGDDIAWMKFDSEGRLRAINPENGFFGVAPGTSMKTNPNAMHTIQRNTLFTNVGETSEGGVYWEGIDQVLPPGTSVTSWLGRPWAPGAKEPCAHPNSRFCAPARQCPIMDPAWESPEGVPIDAIIFGGRRPQGVPLVYEAFNWRHGVFVGSAMRSESTAAAEHKGKVIMHDPFAMRPFFGYNFGRYLEHWLGMEERRGVRLPKIFHVNWFRKDAAGNFLWPGFGENSRVLDWIFRRVEGEESARETPIGYVPREGALDLQGLAKVDFQELFSLPKAFWEQEALEVRKYLTEQVNDDLPREVMRELEGLESRVKKM, via the exons ATGCCCGCGCCGTACACCCGACTCCTGGG GCAGGGTGCCCGCTCCCTGCGGTGCTGGTGGGGGGCGCCGGTCCGGTCGGCCCATGCCCTGCGAGTGCCGAGCGGGGACCTGGGCCGGCTCCCAGGCCGGCTGCGGGCGTTCGTGGAGCACGGGGTGCAGCTGTGCCAGCCCGAAAACGTTCACGTCTGCGACGGCTCTGAAGCTGAGAACGAGGCCATCCTGGGGCTGCTGGAGGATGAGGGTGTCATCAAACAGCTGGACAAATATGAGAACTG CTGGCTGGCCCGGACGGACCCCAAGGACGTGGCGCGGGTGGAGAGCAAGACAGTGATCGTGACGGAGAACCAGCGAGACACGGTGCCCATCCCCGCTGGGGGCGCCAAGGGGCAGCTGGGCAACTGGATGGGCCCCAAAGCCTTCCAGGAGGCCGTGGACGGCCGGTTCCCCGGCTGCATGAAAG GCCGCACCATGTACATCATCCCCTACAGCATGGGCCCCATTGGCTCCCCACTCTCAAAGATCGGGGTGCAGCTGACGGACTCCCCCTACGTGGTGGCCAGCATGCGGATCATGACCCGGATGGGGGCCCCCGTCCTCCGTGCCCTAGGCGAGGGGGAGTTTGTCAAGTGCCTCCACTCCGTGGGgcgccccctgcccctggaaG AGGACCTGGTGAACAACTGGCCCTGCAACCCCGAGAAGACCCTGATCGCCCACGTCCCCGACAGGCGGGAGATCGTCTCCTTCGGCAGCGGCTATGGTGGGAACTCGCTGCTGGGGAAGAAATGCTTCGCCCTGCGCATTGCTTCCCGCATCGCCAAGGACGAGGGGTGGCTGGCCGAACACATGCTG ATCCTGGGCATCACCAACCCCGAGGGGCGGAAGAAGTACGTGGCAGCTGCATTCCCCAGCGCCTGCGGGAAAACCAACCTGGCCATGATGAACCCCACGCTGGCGGGCTGGCGGGTGGAGTGCGTCGGGGACGATATCGCCTGGATGAAGTTTGACAGCGAGG gccggCTGCGGGCGATCAACCCCGAGAACGGGTTCTTCGGAGTGGCACCAGGCACCTCCATGAAGACCAACCCCAACGCCATGCACACGATACAGCGCAACACCCTCTTCACCAACGTGGGCGAGACCAGCGAGGGGGGTGTCTACTGGGAGGGCATCGACCAGGTCCTGCCCCCTGGCACCTCCGTCACCAGCTGGCTGGGGCGGCCCTGGGCGCCGG GTGCCAAGGAGCCGTGCGCCCATCCCAACTCCCGGTTCTGCGCCCCGGCCCGCCAGTGCCCCATCATGGACCCAGCCTGGGAGTCCCCCGAGGGCGTCCCCATTGACGCCATCATCTTCGGCGGGAGGAGACCCCAAG gggtGCCCCTGGTCTACGAAGCCTTCAACTGGCGGCACGGCGTCTTCGTGGGCAGCGCCATGAGGTCCGAGTCCACCGCCGCTGCCGAACACAAAG GCAAGGTGATCATGCACGACCCCTTCGCCATGCGCCCCTTCTTCGGGTACAATTTTGGGCGCTACTTGGAGCACTGGCTGGGCATGGAGGAGCGGCGCGGGGTCCGTCTGCCCAAGATCTTCCACGTCAACTGGTTCCGCAAGGACGCGGCCGGCAACTTCCTGTGGCCAGGCTTCGGGGAGAACTCGCGGGTGCTGGACTGGATCTTCCGGCgggtggaaggggaggagagCGCGCGGGAGACGCCCATCGGCTATGTGCCCCGGGAAGGGGCCCTTGACCTCCAGGGCTTGGCCAAGGTGGACTTCCAAGAGCTCTTCTCCCTGCCCAAGGCCTTCTGGgagcaggaggcgctggaggtgCGCAAGTACCTGACCGAGCAGGTCAACGACGACCTACCCCGGGAGGTGATGAGGGAACTCGAGGGGCTGGAGAGCCGGGTGAAGAAGAtgtga
- the DCAF11 gene encoding DDB1- and CUL4-associated factor 11 isoform X1, with the protein MRGGKNRGCGWLCSQQAPVIGAWHTEGSKSAPELLVPDWLRGEWERSQHSKPPSLVPDNAISMGSRSSSASSGGRDPQDGRPQRGSRLLRGEEEEEDEDVDLAQVLAYLLRRGQIRLVQGGGAASVQVVQTLSDSDDDNDSAWEGRLGDRYNPPVDSAPDTRDVENNEIKTQIQLANGMLGSRQAVRSIPHLLRQREWGLCHNSSFSPGERSRVMSHFLPNQLVFTDSYSQKAFCGIYSRDGQLFMSACQDQTIRLYDCRYGGFRKFKSIRARDVGWSVLDVTFTPDGGHFLYSSWSDYIHICNIYGDGDVHTALDLRPDERRFAVFSLTVSSDGREVLGGANDGCVYVFDREQNKRTLKIESHEDDVNAVAFADDSSHILFSGGDDAICKVWDRRTMREDDPKPVGVLAGHQDGITFIDSKGDARYLISNSKDQTIKLWDIRRLSGREGLEASRQAVTQQNWDYRWQQVPKKAWRKTKLPGDSSLMTYRGHGVLHTLIRCRFSPPHSTGQQYIYSGCSTGKVVVYDLLSGQIIKKLTSHKACVRDVSWHPYQEKIVSSSWDGCLRLWEYRQAEYYEDDLRDPANLPSAGEPPTSSPGCSDQ; encoded by the exons ATGAGAGGGGGCAAGAATCGAGGCTGTGGTTGGTTGTGCAGTCAACAGGCCCCTGTGATTGGTGCGTGGCACACTGAGGGGAGCAAGAGTGCCCC GGAGCTTCTTGTTCCTGATTGGCTgcggggggagtgggagaggagcCAACACAGCAAACCCCCGAGCCTAGTTCCAGACAATGCCATAAGCATGGGTTCCCGTAGCAGCAGTGCCAGCtctgggggccgggacccccaGGACGGCAGGCCCCAgaggggctccaggctcctgcggggtgaggaggaggaggaggacgaagATGTGGATCTGGCCCAGGTACTGGCATATCTACTGCGCAG AGGTCAGATTCGGTTGGTGCAGGGTGGAGGCGCAGCCAGTGTCCAGGTGGTCCAGACGCTGTCCGATTCGGACGATGACAACGACAGCGCCTGGGAGGGGCGGCTGGGAGACCGTTACAACCCCCCAG TGGACTCCGCGCCTGACACACGGGACGTGGAAAATAATGAGATCAAAACCCAGATCCAGCTGGCGAACGGGATGCTGGGCTCCAGGCAAGCTGTCCGCAGCATCCCCCATCTCCTCCGCCAG AGAGAGTGGGGCTTGTGCCACAACAGCAGTTTTTCCCCGGGCGAGCGCTCCCGTGTGATGTCCCA cttcctgccCAACCAGCTGGTGTTCACCGACTCCTACTCCCAGAAGGCCTTCTGTGGCATCTACTCCAGGGATGGACAGCTCTTCATGTCCGCCTGTCAAg ACCAGACAATCCGCCTGTACGACTGCCGCTATGGAGGCTTCCGGAAGTTCAAGAGCATCCGGGCGCGGGATGTGGGCTGGAGCGTCCTGGACGTCACCTTCACCCCCGACGGAGGCCACTTCCTCTACTCCAGCTGGTCCGACTACA ttcacATCTGTAACATCTATGGCGACGGAGACGTTCACACGGCACTGGATCTgag GCCGGACGAGCGCCGGTTCGCTGTCTTCTCCCTCACAGTCTCCTCTGATGGGCGGGAGGTGCTCGGCGG GGCTAACGACGGGTGCGTCTACGTATTCGACCGGGAGCAGAATAAACGGACCCTCAAG atTGAGTCCCATGAGGACGACGTGAACGCTGTAGCTTTCGCCGACGACAGCTCCCACATCCTCTTCTCTGGGGGCGATGACGCCATCTGCAAGGTGTGGGACCGGCGCACCATGCGGGAGGACGACCCCAAGCCGGTGGGGGTGCTGGCCGGCCACCAGGATGGCATCACCTTCATCGACAGCAAG GGAGACGCCCGCTATTTGATTTCCAACTCGAAGGACCAGACCATCAAGCTGTGGGACATCCGGCGGCTCTCCGGGCGCGAGGGACTGGAGGCGTCACGCCAGGCCGTCACCCAGCAGAACTGGGACTACCGTTGGCAGCAGGTGCCCAAGAAAG CCTGGCGCAAGACCAAGCTGCCGGGCGACAGCTCCCTGATGACGTACCGGGGCCACGGGGTGCTGCACACGCTGATCCGCTGCCGCTTCTCGCCCCCGCACAGCACCGGCCAGCAGTACATCTACAGCGGCTGCTCCACCGGCAAGGTGGTGG TGTACGACCTCCTGAGTGGGCAGATCATCAAGAAACTGACCAGTCACAAGGCCTGTGTGCGTGATGTCAGCTGGCACCCCTACCAGGAGAAGATCGTCAGCAGTtcg TGGGACGGCTGTCTGCGCCTGTGGGAGTACCGCCAGGCTGAATACTATGAAGACGATCTCAGGGACCCCGCAAACCTCCCTTcggctggggagccccccacGAGCTCCCCTGGCTGCTCGGATCAGTAG
- the DCAF11 gene encoding DDB1- and CUL4-associated factor 11 isoform X2 → MGSRSSSASSGGRDPQDGRPQRGSRLLRGEEEEEDEDVDLAQVLAYLLRRGQIRLVQGGGAASVQVVQTLSDSDDDNDSAWEGRLGDRYNPPVDSAPDTRDVENNEIKTQIQLANGMLGSRQAVRSIPHLLRQREWGLCHNSSFSPGERSRVMSHFLPNQLVFTDSYSQKAFCGIYSRDGQLFMSACQDQTIRLYDCRYGGFRKFKSIRARDVGWSVLDVTFTPDGGHFLYSSWSDYIHICNIYGDGDVHTALDLRPDERRFAVFSLTVSSDGREVLGGANDGCVYVFDREQNKRTLKIESHEDDVNAVAFADDSSHILFSGGDDAICKVWDRRTMREDDPKPVGVLAGHQDGITFIDSKGDARYLISNSKDQTIKLWDIRRLSGREGLEASRQAVTQQNWDYRWQQVPKKAWRKTKLPGDSSLMTYRGHGVLHTLIRCRFSPPHSTGQQYIYSGCSTGKVVVYDLLSGQIIKKLTSHKACVRDVSWHPYQEKIVSSSWDGCLRLWEYRQAEYYEDDLRDPANLPSAGEPPTSSPGCSDQ, encoded by the exons ATGGGTTCCCGTAGCAGCAGTGCCAGCtctgggggccgggacccccaGGACGGCAGGCCCCAgaggggctccaggctcctgcggggtgaggaggaggaggaggacgaagATGTGGATCTGGCCCAGGTACTGGCATATCTACTGCGCAG AGGTCAGATTCGGTTGGTGCAGGGTGGAGGCGCAGCCAGTGTCCAGGTGGTCCAGACGCTGTCCGATTCGGACGATGACAACGACAGCGCCTGGGAGGGGCGGCTGGGAGACCGTTACAACCCCCCAG TGGACTCCGCGCCTGACACACGGGACGTGGAAAATAATGAGATCAAAACCCAGATCCAGCTGGCGAACGGGATGCTGGGCTCCAGGCAAGCTGTCCGCAGCATCCCCCATCTCCTCCGCCAG AGAGAGTGGGGCTTGTGCCACAACAGCAGTTTTTCCCCGGGCGAGCGCTCCCGTGTGATGTCCCA cttcctgccCAACCAGCTGGTGTTCACCGACTCCTACTCCCAGAAGGCCTTCTGTGGCATCTACTCCAGGGATGGACAGCTCTTCATGTCCGCCTGTCAAg ACCAGACAATCCGCCTGTACGACTGCCGCTATGGAGGCTTCCGGAAGTTCAAGAGCATCCGGGCGCGGGATGTGGGCTGGAGCGTCCTGGACGTCACCTTCACCCCCGACGGAGGCCACTTCCTCTACTCCAGCTGGTCCGACTACA ttcacATCTGTAACATCTATGGCGACGGAGACGTTCACACGGCACTGGATCTgag GCCGGACGAGCGCCGGTTCGCTGTCTTCTCCCTCACAGTCTCCTCTGATGGGCGGGAGGTGCTCGGCGG GGCTAACGACGGGTGCGTCTACGTATTCGACCGGGAGCAGAATAAACGGACCCTCAAG atTGAGTCCCATGAGGACGACGTGAACGCTGTAGCTTTCGCCGACGACAGCTCCCACATCCTCTTCTCTGGGGGCGATGACGCCATCTGCAAGGTGTGGGACCGGCGCACCATGCGGGAGGACGACCCCAAGCCGGTGGGGGTGCTGGCCGGCCACCAGGATGGCATCACCTTCATCGACAGCAAG GGAGACGCCCGCTATTTGATTTCCAACTCGAAGGACCAGACCATCAAGCTGTGGGACATCCGGCGGCTCTCCGGGCGCGAGGGACTGGAGGCGTCACGCCAGGCCGTCACCCAGCAGAACTGGGACTACCGTTGGCAGCAGGTGCCCAAGAAAG CCTGGCGCAAGACCAAGCTGCCGGGCGACAGCTCCCTGATGACGTACCGGGGCCACGGGGTGCTGCACACGCTGATCCGCTGCCGCTTCTCGCCCCCGCACAGCACCGGCCAGCAGTACATCTACAGCGGCTGCTCCACCGGCAAGGTGGTGG TGTACGACCTCCTGAGTGGGCAGATCATCAAGAAACTGACCAGTCACAAGGCCTGTGTGCGTGATGTCAGCTGGCACCCCTACCAGGAGAAGATCGTCAGCAGTtcg TGGGACGGCTGTCTGCGCCTGTGGGAGTACCGCCAGGCTGAATACTATGAAGACGATCTCAGGGACCCCGCAAACCTCCCTTcggctggggagccccccacGAGCTCCCCTGGCTGCTCGGATCAGTAG
- the FITM1 gene encoding fat storage-inducing transmembrane protein 1 translates to MLGGLSPPPFSGSSPPCWDGGVQGCVAGTWGAAPDSGSGAQSARTVWGHPGGGWDSVCAACCLSINLSTFLRLRPWGAAPGLSCRRASLSGEAMAGSGGRLPLALLATVAGWALALARGLVFLSSERCAWLLGAPCLRRAYHAWLAGAVLLGPLLHPFADPHAILANQRNFFIRTFVASAWGWTCILAGGFALLVSYGATGRALAPLRPLARLAVGTGLQLAAAAAFGLVEELTGYCYAPLPAGTLLPPLPDRLGCLAAGHRWRGYLPSRPAFLLTFCCLLLAEELAVFRRYLARGHPAGAPLRLVFLLNVVLLALWNLLLLGTAVYGPAYGPQLVGAAVATLAWYLTYQGWYRARWSPGRPGAGLFLKGEPRA, encoded by the exons atgctggggggcctttccccaccccccttttcagGTAGCTCCCCACCCTGTTGGGacggtggggtgcaggggtgtgtggctggaACGTGGGGTGCAGCCCCTGATTCTGGGAGCGGGGCACAAAGCGCTAGGACAGTTTGGGGGCACccgggggggggatgggactctGTCTGTGCCGCCTGCTGTCTGTCAATAAACCTCTCGACATTCCTCAGGCTGCGTCCTTGGGGGGCGGCGCCCGGGCTCAGCTGTCGCCGCGCGTCACTGTCGGGGGAGGCCATGGCCGGGAGCGGGGGCCGCCTACCCCTCGCCCTGCTGGCCACCGTGGCCGGCTGGGCCTTGGCCCTGGCCCGGGGCCTGGTGTTCCTGAGCAGTGAGCGCTGTGCCTGGCTCCTGGGCGCCCCCTGCCTGCGGCGGGCGTATCACGCCTGGCTGGCGGGCGCCGTCCTGCTGggacccctgctgcaccccttcgcCGACCCCCACGCCATCCTCGCCAACCAGCGCAACTTCTTCATCCG cacgTTCGTGGCCTCGGCCTGGGGCTGGACCTGCATCCTGGCGGGCGGCTTTGCCCTGCTGGTGAGCTACGGGGCGACGGGCCGGGCGCTAGCCCCCCTGCGGCCGCTGGCCCGGCTGGCCGTGGGCACGGGGCTGCAGctggccgccgccgccgccttcGGGCTCGTGGAGGAGCTGACGGGCTATTGCTACGCCCCGCTGCCGGCCGgcaccctgctgccccccctgcccgaccggctGGGCTGCCTGGCCGCTGGGCACCGCTGGCGCGGCTACCTGCCCTCCCGGCCCGCCTTCCTACTCACCTTCTGctgcctgctgctggccgaggAGCTGGCCGTCTTCCGGCGCTACCTGGCCCGCGGGCACCCGGCCGGCGCCCCCCTGCGCCTCGTCTTCCTGCTCAACGtggtgctgctggccctgtggAACCTCCTGCTGCTGGGTACCGCCGTGTACGGCCCGGCCTACGGGCCCCAGCTGGTGGGGGCCGCCGTGGCCACGCTGGCCTGGTACCTCACTTACCAGGGCTGGTACCGCGCCCGCTGGTCCCCCGGCCGCCCGGGGGCCGGCCTCTTCCTCAAGGGCGAGCCGCGTGCCTga